TAATCCTACTTTTATTAGACTCATGAACGTGAGATTCAAGGAACCTTAACAAAGAGAGCTCATCATTCCTAATAAGATTTTGATTTCTAGTTATTTGAGAGAATCATTAAGCTCTCTCATCACATTCCAACTAATAATCTTGAACATCATTTAAGTTTAGGAGGAGTTGAAGTACCTTTAGCAGATTTCTTCAACTCTGCACTCTTGGGGAGAAGATTAACATCAACTTCATTAAAagaaggggattttaataaagtgccacacttccaatttgcagtttaagaaaatgccaccgtttttttcagagtttatttaatgccacacgtttgaccttttccatccaaaaaaattgttgccatcagttagtgcataggtggcatttatccatcttagtaaaagacatatacacCCTCAAATCTGTCACCAACTCACCAAACCCATTCCTTATTTTGAACAGTGTAAGTCATTGTCGGTCTGAGTTGGCTGGTTGGATCGGTCATCGTGCTAACCAGAATAAGCCATCGCCGGTACCGAGTTGATTCAACATAACAAAGATTAGATCGAGTTTCAACTGTTTTCTGCGCTTTTCTCAGGCAAATTTCAGCCATTTTCCCTGCaaattcctaacattcatctatacttcCATCGCTGCTTCATTCTTTTCAGTTCTCTAACATCCAATAAACTTATCGTGTCCCTGCAATGATTCAATCTAACACAAACACATTCAATTTCTATCTTGAGCCCTAAATTCTTCTCTGCAACCCataactcaaactcaaacacattcACAAcacaatcatctcacaacacTACTAGGACCATGCCTATGAATCACTACCTCAAATCAAAACCCCTCTTTATCACAGACCCATTCATTCCATGGCAGTGAGCTTAATGTCCATTCGATCAGTCAACAACAACAGGAGCTTCAAATTTGTCTTTCCTTCTGTTAAATCTCAATTCCACCAGTGCTTCCATCTGCATagacaacaccaacaacatacattcaaaccctaaattctaaaTTGTAATCATGGCTTCATGTCATAACCACCATACTCATCTTATCCATCTCAATTCACTGTCTATAGATACGTCCATAAATTCAACAACAAAACTGCATAACTTAAAAAAAATTCATagagaagaacaattacctcaaactCATTTACTCAAGCACCAGCCAGTTCATCCCAGATAACTTCATAATTCATCTGAGTTCCAAATACAAACTCTAACTATTGAACTTAAGCTAGTCTCCAATCGTAACTCTCAATTCAGATCAAACCCACCTCCAATCAATCATCTAAACCCTCAATTCAGTTCATCCATCAACATCAGTTCTTAACCAACCCTAATTCATTTCCCAAATATTCTATTCTCTCAATCAAACTCAATTCATCCATCAAAATCTTCCAATCTATTCAACCCATCCTTTAATTCCTTCTTATTCACCCTTAATTGAATCTCGAAATTCatttcaggaaccctaatttcttcacaaTTTCATTAACATCTCAATTCTTCTTCAAGACAATACTACAACTTCAATTTAGCAATAACCCTTTGATCTTCATCTGTTAACATCCCGTTTAGCTTACCAATTCCAACTAAACTCAACATCAAACTCTAACCTTCACAGAAACACTTCGCTTCAACTCAATCGTGGATTCTAACCAAACCCAACTATGAACTCATCAGCACCACACTCGgttgattggtttcactaattttctgcaaggttttctcaacagagatttcatctctggaacgccggagaaaaagaagaaggagaaggaagagaagaaaggaaagagaaagagaattcaAGTGTAGTTAGGTAATGTTGCTTCTTGTGACTGATTCAAATCGACCTAATAGTGTGAGTCATTGTCGAGTTTGGACCAAAACGAATTCAAGGGTAGTTAGGTAATGTTGACACGTTGTATTGACTTTTTCAATGATTATAGACCGAGTTAGTGGGCCCTGCCGGAAtatctaacggttgtggcatttaataaactctgaaaaaaacggtggcattttcttgaatcgggatttgcaagtgtggcagtttgttaaaaatcccttAAAAGAATAACCTTTTTTACGAAAATATCCTCTTACATCATAAGTACTCTACTATACTTGAGCATCCCTTATAGTAGAACTGATTAAATTTTTTATGTTATACTCAGGTACCACAACATTGAAATCAGACAACTTATCTAGCAGAATAAATTTGTCACTTaaaaaactatttttattttCCCTCATCTGAATAATTGGTACTTCGTGTAACACAGGGCTCTAGAAATCAAGATGCACAACATTAGCGTCTTGCTACATTAAGTCAGCTTTAGCCTTCGTTGAATCTACTCTGTCATCATCTTTATATAAGTGTAAGAACCAGTCTCATTAGAATCTCTTCCTCTCTTATTAGGTTTATAAATCCATTCATCTACATCTACATTAGCCACCACCTTTTTTGGAACCTATTTTTAAATCATTTTAACTGGTTGGTTAACTTTCTTGGCTTAGTAAGCTAGGGTATGACCAAAGACATTACAATCAATACACTCAGGTGCCTTCCAAGGATATTATACTTTCACTCCTAGAGCATCCTTACCATCAATTTCTATAGAAATGGTAGAAGGACAATCACAATCAGTCGTTACTTCCACATAGACCCTTACATAACTCATTCTGGTATGATTCATAGTCTACCTATCCATTATAATAGGCACTCTCACATTACTAGCAATTATACCCAACCCTTTAGCATTCCACATGTAAAGAGGAACCTGCCTCAAGTTTAACCAAATACGAACATACCGCAATTCAACAACATCATGTTCTACATTTTTATATCGTTGTCTGATAAAAAACAGGATACTAGAAATATACATATCACCAAAATCAAGAACACATTTTTATTCTTGAACATCATCACATTCAAACAGGTACATACTCTCACCATTAGTAGTAAATATGAACATTACCTCTAGGTTTCCAAGTCCTAGTAAAATCAGTTCCGACTATATAGAATGGCAATTTCCTACCAACAAGAATCCGACCACCATGTCTTCACATCTACTAATTTCCTTAGTAAACACAATTGTAAAAACTTTAGTGTTCAGCCTCTTACCACCTTTAAAGAGGCGGGGTGGGGCGATTCCATCGCATCATCAAGAgggatttcatcacaaccaccaaACACCAAAGACCAGATAGGTTTAGACCCAGAATTCAGAAGGGGGAAACACTCAAAACCAGGAGGAATAAAAGGATCAACAGAGATAAATCCAACAATAGCAGAAGAAAAACCAGGACCAACTTCCCTAAGAGAACCCTATATCATctggaaagaagaagataaaggcaAATTTTCATGAGATTTCATCAATCATCAAAGAAAAACAGTCAATAAAGATGAAGAACACTCATATCAATAAAGAAATCACAGGAAAGTTGATCGAAGAAAtcggaagaatttttttttgacttttgGTCAAAATCGCtcggccaaagtcaaggtcatcTCCACAATAACATACTCTTTTGTCATTTCTAAGGTTGGTGTTGTTCTTGTTGTTACAGTAGTATATTTTTTCATAGAAAATCATGTGCCAACTCTTGACAATCTTCATCAATGAATTAGACATGCAAAAACTCAAATCTAAATCTGAACTAGAATAAGCAAACCCAGACATATTACTGTAATCAAATTAAGGGTGAGATATTTCGAACCCTAGAGAAGAAAACAGTAACAGAAAAAGGAAACATGGTAGAAAAACAATAACGAGGATAATCTAATCCATCAACAAAGTAAACGAGATGCACCATAGAATAAAGTAGAAATGAATAAGAGGGTTTATTGGTAGTGGTCGGCTCACATCTGTTCCCATAGAGATAATCTGAGTCGGCCGCAAAACTTGGGTTTCCGATTTTTTCTTATTGCATAGTTTCAAAGAGAGAGTTTGCATATATGGGTTCCCCTGCCATGTACTTGAGTCTGACTACCCAATTCTACTGTTGAAGTTAATATATACACTTGGTTTACCGTATATGCATCATCGTATCTATATGTGATAACATCAATCCAAGATTTTTAGTTTATCGGTATATTTCTGGGTATCAATTTTGCATATGCTGATACATGTATCCCAAGTTATTCCTTTTGCTTCCTCCTTGAATTTCAGCATTGATATTTCGATGAACCTACAATATTTGATTGTTGTAAGCATTGGTTGTCGAAGTAAGATGATTTCAATAATTTTTGTATGGGTGCTTGTCTATGGTGGGAATTTGGAGAGCCCTCAACAAGGTTGTGTTTGAGAAATATTCTATTAACATCTAGGCGATTGTCGATAATTTTGAAAAAGTCCAGTTGACTTGTGACAGTAATCAACATGTTCAAAGCCTTTCTCAGTCGACTCTTTCCATCCCAACTTCATTAAAATGAATGTGGTCGCAGTTATTGCCAGTGATAGACCGTACGCTGCTGTCGTATCAAGGGATGGAAAGGGTGATGTACTTGGTGCAGGCTCAACAATAGTCAAAACAAAAATCCCCTTAGCTGATGTTAAATTTTCTCCTTTCCTTCACTCTCACTCAACATCGGGTGTTTCAGAATATTGCTCTGGAGGGAGAACAAGTTGTTCACATTTTACAAAGGAAAAACACCTCCGCTAGATGGAGAATTCTTCATTTTACTGATGAGATTGGTTCCAAGAGTCAATACTTTGGGTCATGGTCTCGCGGCATACACGAAACAACACAAAGTCCAAACTTGGTAGACATCTTCTCAAATCCTCTCTGCTATCTTCAGTAAGTTCTCACATCCTCTCTACTATCTTTATTTCTTAAGCTTGCTTTGATGGgctgtttttcttttcctttcggCATTTTAGTTCCTTTATTACCCTGCAACTCTGCAAGCAGACGCCCACAagtataaaaaaataatttttgttttgcCATTATTTATTACATGTTAATTGTATGTACAAAATAACCTTTTTATAAAATCTTTTGAATCAAGATTCAAATTGAGGATAAGTCAGTGTGTATCAATCGCTAACTACTGTGGTAATTCAAGTTTGATATGCCCAATGGTTGAGCATAAATAGATGAGCCGTTACATTTTAATTCGTGAAATCAAATCTGACATTTAAAATTAGATAGCCTAATTGTTGGAGATAAGCCGTTAGATTTTAACTCATAAAATCAAATTTGATGACTCATATTTGATTTGCCCAACAATTGGCATAAAAGGTAGAAATAAAATCAAATTTGATGACTCATATTTGATTTTCCCAACAATTGGGGCACAAGGTAGAATTTCTGTTGCGCCTTAACAATAGGGTGCACCGAACTTGATTTAAGATCCTATTCAAAGGATAAACACTACCTTAAATGAAAGGATTTCACCATGATTTTGTGAAGTTGAATCTTGAATTTGGGTACCATCCGTAAGTATAATAGCAACAAAAAACTCACGACAGCCTATAGAATGCAGATGGAGCGATCCACAATTTCATAGTAGTATTATCGAAGCTAAAGTCAGTTTCACACTTATCCCGTATGGATATGACTGCATATTCCTCTAATTGCCACGTAAATACGGATTACGGGAATCATGTCTCCCAACCAGTAAAATAAAAGTCATCTCGGTTAAATATAATTATTACTCCTTGTTTAGGAGTCCGTAAATCTTCTAAGCACACAACACTAGGAAACATTTCTCCAATTGTCTACTTTTTGTTTGCATGCCTCCATCCAACAACACCTAATTAGTACGAAACAAAGACTTCTTCTAAAGCAAATAAAGGAGTCGCCATTAAAATATTGGAAATGCTTTCTTAATGGACTAAATGCATGTTATGATGTTAGTTTaacaaaaaagagagaaaaaaaaaagaaagaaagaagaaaaagtgaaAATAAGACATTGTAATAGTGGGAAGAAgacttctttttttgtttttaatatgaAAGCCTCAGAGCCCGGTGCTTGCGCAAAGACAATTCTCCAAAACATGTTTTGGCTTGTCTTTCAACTTTTTCAGCTATCTCTTTTGAGTCTTGCAGCGATGGCCTCGAATGAGTAAATCAGTCAAATTTCGGTCTGACATAGTAAGTCAAAGTTTGACTATTTCTGAGTTTTTAATTTCGCCCTTATTTGCATTTGAGTAATGGTAGCCGCAACCTCTTACAAATTAGGAGCAGTGTTTCAAGGATTTGGGCTTAGCTGACTACAATACGCATAAGTGTGGGAGCGGAAGAGAATAAAAGTTCCCAGCTTGATCATAGGAGCATGAAATGAGTTTTGCGGACAGGGTACACTTTAGTAGTGGATCATCTTACAACCGGTAGTTAATATAAGACTTTCATTGGGAATGCCTGTCTACCTATATACATTAGGGCCAGACACATCCAGAAATAAAACAGCTTAATGCCCAAGACTAGAGATAATAGTTCTCGCCCGTGGCTAGATAAGAAACCAAGGAGCAACTGAAATGATAGGAAATCAGCCAACATAATCATAATGATCCAGAATTGAGTAAAAAGTATGTGTCATTTTATACGGTAAAGGAAACAGCTAATGTTTTCTCATACATAAAACAGTAAATACTCGCTATTCTATCCATATATACAATTTTTATAGTAAACATGTGATGCCATCAGAGAACCCCCTCCATTACAAAATATGCTTAGTTGGTCGAGATGACAGTCTTTTGAACGAGCACTGTATCTCGCCGTGATAGTTGTTTAATCCTGTCCATTTTGGAATTATGTTCCCCTTTAATGCCACCACAGTTACttgattgacaaaaaaaaaacagtgcgAGTTAGAGACAAATAAATCCATAAATTTAAAGATTCATACTAAATACTGAAGATATTGGACATTGAAGTTGGAGATGTCATTTACCTTGTCTTGAATTCTTGCATTCCACGAATCACTTTTGGGAGCAAAACGAGGGTCGGCAACAACATATGCAGGGGGGTGAGTGGGATTCTTCAAGAGAGGAAGCCTTGCCGGAGtataatcatcatcactatcaTAAAATCCTCCTTGGTCTGGGCCCAGAGCTCTGAGAATCATGGACAATAAGATTGATAACCCCTGCGAATGTACAGAAGGGAATAAGCATTTTATATCTCAACTATCTCTACATGAAGAACACCAaatcaaaatagaaaatatattcaTGCGGTCCTTATGGATGGAATAACCAACATAATGAGTCACTTGACACGGTCAACTACAAATCAAATATCCTGCGTATACTGTGGGAGGGACAATTACATTGATTACAGGGTCAGCTACAGCATTTGTCTACGCAGATGGTATTAACTGAGTAAATACTAACAAGTTTGTTGTTGTCAAATCTTAGGGATCAACTTTAGAGGTTGGAGACAGCAGACGGCGCAGTGCACATAAAAACAGCATATGCCCTATCATAACGAGTCCGAGTCAGAGCCACTTATCATAGCCTCGAAAGGGTAAAAACCAAATGCTTTAACAGCCATATTTTTTTCCTAGACCAAATTATTGAGTACCACAGGCTGTTTAAGTTTAATCTGCTGGTCCTTGGTCAATTCTTCATACTCATAGAATTTACGGGTTAATCTGATTTAATATCCTAACTGGTAAATCATATGAACCTATGTTTACCATTTCTGTTATATATCGTAATCAGGACCAAACTGCCACAAACTGCTAAGAACCTAAACAGCTCATCCGGTTCTAATGTATGATTCTCAGATACTTCAACTGAAAAAGGAAACTACAATTAGAAAATCAGATTGGAGACCTCACGCTTTGCACACCTAATCTGTCACACACACACCTAATCTGTCACACGCATAAACCTAAAGTCTCCAAGTATAAAATAAAATTGACGGTCAAGGGGTTGTGAAGCTCTCATTTTCATAGTTGAGAGAATAACAGAATACAAGGCAATACCGTTAAAAAGAGATATGGCACACACCTGAGCAGCTACAACTGAAATGCCTATCCATTTGCAGATATCAAAGTTTGAGCTCACAAAATGCTTGAAACTATCGAAGCTCCCCGTAGGATCCTCAGGGAAATCCTAGTGTAGGAGCAAAGATGATTAGAACAACACTTAAAACTTTCTTTGTAAATTCTAAAAGGACCAAGAAATAATGACATCATACCTCTTCCCAGTGATGATTCAAAAACACATCTGCGGTCACTGCAGCCTCCAGCAGtacaagaaaaaagagaaataccATGTACTGCCGACACATTTAAGGATCACAAATAATATTTCTACACACGTCAGAAAGACCCCAAAAAAACTCCGTCAATTAGCATTCCATGCTGTGCATGTCGCAGCAAACAAGATTCTACATTACCATTTATGGTAGACAAATTCGTGAAAGATCATAAACTAGTGACTCACCGTATGAGTATAAATAAACATATCAACCCCAGTAAGAGATCATCATATCATATCAAATTGACAAAGCTCGAGCAAATAATACGAAGTCCATTGCTTCATATCTTTAAACTTTAAAGAGTCCAAACCATTTCAGTTGTTCTGTTTTCCCGACTCTTCAGATATTTCAACTAGCACCAAACAGCCAACGGCACAACCGCACACGTGCTATCATCCTTATCAATAAGCTGGATGAATccagattattttttttaaaactggAATAGGAAACCTCTATACCTCTTTACTGGACTCCTTGAATTCAAACCTCTACACCTCTTAATTCAGCTCAGAACTTATCACAACTTAATGTTAAAATATTATAAGTCATCCATTTAAAAAGCATAGAGGTCTCAAGGTTGATTTCCAAAATCAAACCTGATGTAAAACTACCCCTTTATCTCGCTGCACTCTTCTCACACAACtcaaaactaaaacaaacatCAAATCAACATTAATTTCTCAGTTGGGACTTGGTACTCCTTTTCCTCAAAAGCTACCACACTAAGTCCCATTCTATACCCCTTAC
This is a stretch of genomic DNA from Papaver somniferum cultivar HN1 chromosome 1, ASM357369v1, whole genome shotgun sequence. It encodes these proteins:
- the LOC113306572 gene encoding tetraspanin-19, translated to MASVMRSCLQSLLKIVNSLIGMAGLALIIYALWLFRVWQKHADHWDSDFPVPWFIYASFGLGVILCVITCSGHIAAETANGHCLSCYMVFLFFLVLLEAAVTADVFLNHHWEEDFPEDPTGSFDSFKHFVSSNFDICKWIGISVVAAQGLSILLSMILRALGPDQGGFYDSDDDYTPARLPLLKNPTHPPAYVVADPRFAPKSDSWNARIQDK